Proteins encoded within one genomic window of Dermatophilus congolensis:
- the bioB gene encoding biotin synthase BioB, producing the protein MFTNYADLADRCLAGEPLTREDALAILSSPEADLLDLVAAAGRLRRAYFGNTVKANYLVNLKSGLCPEDCNYCSQRLGSTAPIEKYSWLKPEQALEQAQHGIGAGATRVCLVSSGRGPSNRDVERVGDIVSRLKEENPNLEVCACLGFLKDGQAEQLHECGVDAYNHNVNTAESRYDQVCSTHTYADRVDTITKAKNAGLSACSGLIVGMGESDEQIVEALFALVELKSDSIPVNFLMPFEGTPFSQEWSLTPSRCLRVLALARFAAPTAELRIAGGREMHLRSLQPLALHVANSIFLGDYLTSEGQATQDDVAMIRDGGFVIVGSAEHVAQQCVDESSQVCPGASSAEDACGGHVHATVRHRGAGTSLAPNA; encoded by the coding sequence GTGTTCACTAACTATGCAGATTTAGCTGACCGTTGCCTTGCTGGCGAGCCATTAACGCGTGAGGATGCCCTGGCGATTTTGAGTTCCCCTGAGGCAGACCTGTTGGATCTTGTCGCTGCGGCTGGGCGGCTCCGGCGGGCGTACTTCGGTAACACGGTGAAAGCGAACTACCTGGTTAATTTGAAGTCTGGGTTGTGCCCTGAGGATTGCAACTACTGCAGTCAGCGTCTGGGGTCGACTGCCCCGATTGAAAAATATTCGTGGTTGAAGCCGGAGCAGGCGTTGGAGCAGGCGCAGCACGGTATCGGCGCTGGGGCGACGCGGGTGTGTTTAGTTTCCAGTGGGCGTGGCCCGAGTAACCGAGATGTGGAGCGGGTCGGGGACATTGTTTCTCGCTTGAAGGAGGAGAACCCGAACCTGGAAGTATGTGCCTGTTTGGGATTTTTGAAGGATGGGCAGGCTGAGCAGCTGCATGAATGCGGCGTGGATGCCTATAACCACAACGTCAACACGGCTGAGTCTCGTTATGACCAGGTGTGTTCTACGCATACGTACGCCGATCGGGTGGATACGATCACGAAGGCCAAGAATGCTGGTCTATCTGCGTGTTCGGGCTTGATCGTGGGGATGGGTGAAAGCGATGAGCAGATCGTTGAGGCATTGTTTGCACTGGTGGAGTTGAAGTCCGATTCGATTCCGGTGAATTTCTTGATGCCGTTTGAGGGAACGCCTTTTTCCCAGGAGTGGTCGTTGACGCCCTCGCGGTGTTTGCGGGTGTTGGCGCTGGCACGGTTCGCTGCTCCTACGGCGGAGTTGCGTATTGCTGGTGGTCGGGAGATGCATTTGCGGTCGTTGCAGCCGTTGGCGTTGCATGTCGCGAATTCGATTTTCTTGGGTGATTACCTCACGAGTGAGGGGCAGGCGACTCAGGATGATGTGGCGATGATCCGGGATGGGGGTTTCGTGATTGTCGGCTCTGCTGAGCATGTTGCCCAGCAGTGTGTGGATGAGTCGTCGCAGGTATGCCCGGGGGCGTCTTCGGCTGAGGATGCTTGCGGTGGGCATGTGCACGCAACGGTGCGGCATCGCGGTGCGGGGACGTCGTTGGCTCCGAATGCGTGA
- a CDS encoding TetR family transcriptional regulator, whose amino-acid sequence MTLTRDTIGQAALTLIQQAGLPSLSMRGLATHLGVAPGALYWHVDNKQELLALLADTILTSPPFTPTTPAPDTRTPATLANDLRTCLLAVRDGAEIVSFARALHPEDPTPITPITHAIRRHHPHAHHAEWTARTLVHFILGYVAEEQNRSELTRAGLTQPTPPTQPTDAAFTFGVEAILCGSLHNNPT is encoded by the coding sequence GTGACACTCACCCGTGACACCATCGGCCAAGCCGCCCTCACCCTCATCCAACAAGCAGGACTGCCATCCCTATCAATGCGAGGCCTAGCCACCCACCTCGGTGTCGCCCCAGGCGCCCTCTACTGGCACGTCGACAACAAACAAGAACTCCTCGCACTCCTAGCCGACACCATCCTCACCAGCCCCCCATTCACCCCCACCACACCCGCCCCCGACACACGCACACCCGCCACCCTCGCCAACGACCTACGCACCTGCCTACTCGCAGTACGCGACGGAGCCGAAATTGTCTCCTTCGCCCGCGCCCTCCACCCAGAGGACCCCACGCCCATCACGCCCATCACCCACGCCATCCGCCGCCACCACCCTCACGCCCACCACGCAGAATGGACCGCCCGCACACTCGTCCACTTCATCCTCGGATACGTCGCCGAAGAACAAAACCGCAGCGAACTCACCCGCGCAGGCCTCACTCAACCCACCCCACCAACCCAACCCACCGACGCCGCATT